Proteins encoded by one window of Bactrocera oleae isolate idBacOlea1 chromosome 4, idBacOlea1, whole genome shotgun sequence:
- the Src42A gene encoding platelet binding protein GspB isoform X3, translating to MRTESISSRRHSCASAYATATATATATATATASVVAAAASATKMASMPVVWCTDPNSVNKQPTAFALHGIQLQGNVTEKQVLALRELVNAAAEGRLILPADGSFVLLDSGISIESSIVNSNGGSIGEGAVVDTDGNKENTAQNVTPNVTHGCGAEEKQVKNTYILMPVTTNKPRAITDLPVNVDHTTIDKEEEERERELDEALLEVSPQQFADDEEEFEPKYSTFTPPNSTAEDEILYEFLCCAKCMNEVYAARCQANAATRMRNSNCQYASAVYPLKSNQSRRALAAERLQRLLRTSGRRSAFVDWGGIPKTARANESPTPLDDPVYSIANKYTRRYHRKHCLNFASALAARNRQNRHKLPMQSVKIFHNRSIAITNGGSCAGSGTSSSVSNSRSNKIGCIPLPTLSLLPAYASVNKKQVVKDATTQSSSSCALRAAERFGEMQVSMESNSGSEKTLGNDPESEWCGALSLLTTERVACAEPNNCDTPMDATVAASEVVKDLISFDDDDDNGSDKLTASRRACTIAQNFACDTKTFDLLCAPNQPLAVIADEHEHADSNVSAGTNNCNLPLSADALCMQISESAEFGASPAIQNFSDDSVAAANAVAVGAQPSSNNSSRKTSFDSTCTISSMDSGFIEMQNKLESSLQSAAGALLYAASAANAANARPSLAQIFDGVCSVTDLENSTVQTNGNNVRVGYNTAEPCDAPEKIARLNYKECLTQSRNRRKSYEEFKAMFAAAAHLDGAHGAVSEACARRKALLARTGNCLEKEIQYAASMTMQTALPHVTTTTTMSEVSQTTLTGATMSNALESISEQSATTGEESHGNAAVNALQSAASTLANHEIGAASDQLDTFVVNSNTKPDCVNKFVVRTAEMDTADVSAPLKTPPTTATTTTTQTTIPQRSTTEILRKNSDFLSQILDQKVLAAKEKEKAHIRRKSYEEFKRLVRECETMDTLAAEAGGPTASTVTPFKRQNSRHRKSYASFLLMRRNSLKEQQKAAAAAGSIVTTPAVCDAGSTASVSEVQQPSNVGAIVPSASASISKGVCGGNNYKRNFKIYDKLVYGTIYDIIQRKNDIYNLTYHKYDKYMTYGTIYEILHRKTSQASSTASSVTSAGDFFQRKSLSAILEKDVAARHDRRDNSTKTEKDNNSEGKDKHKPLKPTMIYDIIQKQQQAQSNALQATCMDDRSASNSVTTATNSTARLGNNRKYGTIYDILQMEKSDACSALTSATSFATHQESKNRFIVSKIDETAVMPTTAQHGLEIHTSNVDNTGTVADKLRHGDDAAHCDAQKSVKTTKPNKMRRLSNILSYSKLHSKSEKSSSSERIDEQPEPADCAEDTSKSKHHVQHKRRVGMPQLLPLDSEELYARIVAQNRANSIAGLQKNSGGPIMKSSSLDAISTTAAAAAILISPPATPSPPSPRRNLKQHNCLQRSGAHAAQRFLVKKLSLESFEPSRVRQERSPLRRWSNQMPIKCNCMLVSDSRDGSPISFSSSNEDLCTCATTTVNETTAQWQRHNFSREHHKHESPQHTHTCPNFLTFTLNSNATTTTDKENGAFLPWSPSSLCVGNADCACASLEDFKNFRLNASSSATTNAANNGHPVAASTAKGSSSALALTKKAKSRRLSEFTRGEFLNEKPWYFRKIKRIEAEKKLLLPENEHGAYLIRDSESRHNDYSLSVRDGDTVKHYRIRQLDEGGFFIARRTTFRTLQELVEHYSKDSDGLCVNLCKPCVQANQFAGIFEVGVCSN from the coding sequence ATGCGCACCGAAAGCATTTCGAGCAGGCGACACAGTTGTGCATCCGCATACGCCACTGCAACTGCCACAGCCACAGCAACGGCCACGGCAACAGCATCCGTTGTGGCGGCTGCAGCAAGCGCCACCAAAATGGCAAGCATGCCGGTCGTGTGGTGCACCGATCCAAATTCAGTGAATAAACAACCCACAGCTTTCGCGCTCCACGGCATACAATTGCAGGGAAACGTGACCGAGAAACAGGTGCTAGCGCTGCGCGAACTGGTGAATGCCGCCGCCGAAGGTAGACTCATATTGCCCGCGGACGGCTCATTCGTGCTGTTAGACAGTGGCATTAGCATCGAAAGTTCGATTGTAAATAGTAATGGTGGTAGTATTGGTGAAGGCGCCGTCGTCGATACGGATGGCAATAAAGAGAACACAGCGCAGAATGTCACACCAAATGTGACGCATGGCTGTGGCGCCGAGGAGAAACAagttaaaaatacttatatactaaTGCCTGTGACAACAAACAAGCCGCGCGCAATCACTGACTTGCCAGTCAATGTAGACCACACTACGATCGACAAAGAGGAGGAGGAGCGAGAACGCGAATTAGACGAAGCGTTGCTCGAAGTGTCGCCACAGCAGTTTGCGGACGATGAGGAGGAGTTCGAACCGAAATACTCTACATTCACGCCGCCCAACTCCACTGCCGAAGATGAAATTCTCTACGAATTTCTCTGCTGCGCGAAATGCATGAATGAAGTATACGCCGCCAGATGTCAAGCAAATGCTGCGACGCGCATGCGCAATAGCAACTGTCAGTATGCCTCAGCAGTCTATCCGCTCAAAAGCAATCAAAGCCGACGTGCTTTAGCCGCAGAACGTTTACAGCGTTTACTCAGGACTTCCGGTCGTCGTAGCGCCTTCGTGGACTGGGGCGGCATACCAAAAACGGCACGAGCCAATGAATCGCCCACGCCATTAGACGATCCTGTCTACAGTATTGCCAATAAGTACACGCGCCGTTACCATCGCAAGCATTGCCTCAACTTTGCCTCTGCATTGGCGGCACGTAATCGGCAAAATCGTCACAAATTACCAATGCAAAGCGTAAAAATCTTTCATAATCGTAGCATTGCAATCACAAATGGCGGTAGCTGTGCTGGCAGTGGGACCAGCAGTAGTGTAAGCAATAGTCGTAGCAATAAAATCGGCTGCATTCCGCTGCCGACATTATCGTTACTGCCCGCGTACGCTTCGGTGAATAAAAAGCAAGTTGTTAAAGACGCGACGACACAGTCGTCAAGTAGTTGTGCCTTGCGAGCGGCGGAACGATTTGGAGAAATGCAAGTGTCGATGGAGAGTAATAGCGGCAGTGAGAAAACGCTGGGGAATGACCCGGAGTCTGAATGGTGCGGAGCGCTAAGTTTGCTCACTACAGAGCGCGTGGCTTGCGCCGAGCCAAACAACTGTGATACACCAATGGACGCGACAGTAGCCGCTTCCGAAGTAGTTAAGGATCTAATTAGTTTCGATGATGATGACGACAATGGTAGCGATAAACTAACGGCGAGCCGCAGGGCTTGCACTATAGCGCAAAACTTCGCTTGTGATACGAAGACCTTCGATTTATTGTGCGCTCCGAATCAACCGTTGGCCGTCATAGCGGACGAGCACGAACACGCTGACAGTAACGTCAGTGCCGGCACAAACAACTGCAACCTTCCATTGTCAGCAGATGCGCTTTGCATGCAAATTAGCGAATCAGCCGAATTCGGGGCCTCGCCAGCGATACAAAATTTCAGCGACGATAGCGTAGCCGCTGCGaatgctgttgcagttggcgcGCAACCGTCGAGCAATAATTCCAGTCGCAAAACAAGTTTCGACTCAACCTGCACCATTAGTTCAATGGATTCTGGCTTTATTGAAATGCAGAATAAGTTGGAGAGCTCTTTGCAGAGCGCCGCTGGTGCACTACTCTATGCCGCTTCTGCCGCGAACGCTGCAAATGCCCGGCCTTCGCTGGCGCAAATTTTTGACGGCGTTTGCAGTGTGACGGATCTGGAAAATTCCACAGTGCAAACTAATGGCAATAATGTGCGTGTTGGCTACAATACGGCGGAACCGTGCGATGCTCCCGAGAAGATAGCGCGCCTCAACTACAAGGAATGTTTGACGCAATCGCGCAATCGACGCAAGTCCTATGAAGAATTCAAAGCAATGTTTGCCGCAGCAGCGCATTTGGATGGCGCGCATGGTGCGGTATCGGAAGCATGTGCGCGGCGTAAGGCGCTGCTGGCACGTACTGGCAATTGTTTGGAAAAGGAAATTCAATACGCTGCGTCAATGACAATGCAAACAGCATTACCgcatgtaacaacaacaactactatgTCCGAGGTTTCACAGACGACGCTGACTGGGGCGACAATGTCGAACGCATTAGAATCTATATCAGAACAGTCTGCGACCACAGGCGAAGAGAGTCACGGTAACGCGGCTGTTAATGCCCTGCAAAGCGCCGCGTCTACACTTGCCAATCATGAAATCGGTGCTGCGTCCGACCAGTTAGACACATTTGTAGTGAACAGCAACACGAAACCGGATTGTGTAAACAAGTTTGTGGTGCGCACAGCTGAAATGGATACTGCTGACGTGTCTGCCCCACTGAAAACACCACCAACCAcagcgacgacgacgacgacgcaAACGACAATACCGCAACGGTCAACCACAGAAATTTTGCGTAAGAACTCGGATTTTCTATCGCAAATACTCGATCAAAAGGTGCTTGCGGCCAAAGAGAAAGAAAAAGCGCACATACGCCGAAAATCGTACGAGGAGTTCAAACGTTTGGTGCGCGAATGTGAAACAATGGACACCTTGGCGGCCGAGGCCGGCGGGCCGACAGCCTCAACGGTCACACCATTCAAACGCCAAAATTCGCGACATCGTAAAAGTTACGCATCATTTTTGTTGATGCGTCGCAACTCACTAAAAGAGCAGCAAAAAGCGGCAGCTGCGGCAGGCTCCATAGTGACTACGCCCGCGGTGTGCGACGCTGGGTCCACCGCAAGTGTGAGTGAGGTGCAGCAACCAAGCAACGTCGGTGCTATTGTACCCTCGGCGTCAGCGTCCATCAGCAAAGGTGTCTGCGGTGGTAATAACTATAAGCGCAACTTCAAAATCTACGATAAGCTTGTTTATGGCACCATTTATGACATCATTCAACGCAAGAATGATATTTACAATCTAACATACCATAAGTATGACAAATATATGACATATGGCACCATTTACGAGATTCTGCACCGTAAAACATCGCAAGCCTCTTCGACCGCTTCGTCCGTCACAAGTGCGGGCGACTTCTTTCAACGCAAAAGTCTTTCGGCTATTTTGGAAAAGGATGTCGCCGCGCGGCATGACCGTCGCGATAACTCAACGAAGACGGAAAAAGATAACAACAGCGAAGGAAAGGATAAACACAAACCATTAAAGCCCACAATGATTTACGATAttatacaaaagcaacaacaggcGCAGAGCAACGCGTTGCAGGCAACATGTATGGATGACCGCAGCGCGTCAAATTCGGTCACCACAGCCACAAATTCTACTGCGCGTTTGGGCAACAATCGCAAATATGGTACGATTTACGACATCTTGCAAATGGAGAAATCGGATGCATGCAGTGCGCTGACGTCCGCAACCTCATTCGCGACGCATCAAGAATCAAAGAATCGTTTTATCGTCAGCAAAATCGATGAAACCGCTGTCATGCCGACAACTGCACAGCACGGCTTAGAAATACACACATCCAATGTGGACAATACAGGTACAGTCGCCGATAAGCTGCGGCATGGCGACGATGCCGCCCATTGTGATGCGCAGAAGTCTGTCAAAACAACGAAGCCAAACAAAATGAGAAGACTGTCTAATATATTGTCCTATAGTAAGCTACATTCCAAGTCGGAGAAGTCGTCGAGCAGCGAACGTATCGATGAGCAGCCCGAACCTGCGGACTGCGCCGAAGACACATCCAAATCAAAGCACCATGTCCAGCACAAGCGACGCGTTGGCATGCCGCAACTATTGCCGTTGGACAGCGAGGAATTATATGCGCGCATTGTGGCACAAAACCGCGCCAACTCAATTGCCGGCTTGCAGAAAAATTCTGGTGGTCCTATTATGAAATCCAGCTCGCTGGATGCCATTTCCACCACTGCTGCAGCTGCGGCTATACTGATTTCCCCACCTGCCACACCTTCGCCACCGTCGCCGCGTCGCAATCTGAAGCAGCATAATTGCCTGCAGCGGTCCGGCGCGCATGCGGCTCAAAGGTTTCTGGTCAAAAAACTATCGCTGGAAAGCTTTGAACCGAGTCGGGTGCGTCAAGAACGCTCACCACTGCGCCGTTGGTCCAATCAAATGCCCATTAAATGCAATTGTATGCTGGTCAGCGATTCGCGCGATGGTTCACCCATTTCTTTTTCGAGCAGCAATGAAGATTTGTGCACATGCGCCACAACTACGGTCAATGAAACGACAGCGCAATGGCAACGGCATAACTTTAGCCGTGAACACCATAAACACGAATCACCACAGCATACACATACGTGCCCGAATTTCTTGACATTCACACTGAACTCAAACGCAACAACGACAACGGATAAAGAAAACGGCGCTTTTTTGCCATGGTCTCCGTCTTCGCTGTGTGTCGGTAATGCCGACTGTGCTTGCGCTTCGCTGGaggatttcaaaaatttccgTCTGAATGCGTCATCAAGCGCTACAACAAATGCCGCGAACAATGGTCACCCAGTTGCGGCGTCGACGGCGAAGGGCAGTAGCTCAGCACTGGCTCTCACCAAGAAAGCCAAGTCGCGCCGCCTGTCGGAGTTTACGCGTGGCGAATTCTTAAACGAAAAACC